The Flavobacterium sp. 140616W15 sequence GGAGTGAATAGACCATTCTGGTGATAAAACTGCCTGATGGTTTTGCATAAAAATATGACGTGTATTTTGAGGCTCTCCAAGGAAATGACAAATGGTTTGTGGCGCTTCTAAATCAAAATAGAAATATGCTTCCATTCTCCTGTCGTGTGTGTGAGCTGGCATTGTGTTCCAAACATTTCCTGGTAACAACTCTGTTAATCCCATTTGTAATTGGCATGTCTGAACGATGCTATTCACAATCAATTTATTTAAAACCCTGCGATTCGCTGTCTTTTCTTCTCCTAACTGAATTACTTCGGCATTTTCTTTGCCTACTTTTTTATTTGGAAATTTAGCATGTGCTGGAGCTGAATTGATATAAAACAAAGCTTGTTCTCCTGTAACACTTGCAAACAAAACCTCTTTACAGCCTTGCCCTACATACAAAGCCTCTTTCTTATCTAATTCAAAAACTTCTCCATCAACAGTAACAGTTCCTTTTCCACCAACGTTTATAATTCCTAACTCTCTTCTGTCTAGAAAATTTTCTGATTTTAAATATGGAATTGTTTCTAATTTCAACACTTTTCCAACAGGCATAATTCCTCCAACAATATATCGGTCATACATAGTGTATGTTAATTGTATCTCATTCTCGACAAATAATTTCTCAATTAAAAACTGGGCTCTTAATTCGTCAGTACCATACTTTTTAAAATCTGTTGGATTAGTCGCGTATCTAAATTCAAAGTTTGTCATAATTTCTTTTTTTAATAATGTAATCGATTACAAATTTATAAATTATATTCTAATTAAATCTATAAACAAATAATATTTTCAGTTTATAGGTTTGTTATAGGTGCGTACTTAGGT is a genomic window containing:
- the kduI gene encoding 5-dehydro-4-deoxy-D-glucuronate isomerase, producing MTNFEFRYATNPTDFKKYGTDELRAQFLIEKLFVENEIQLTYTMYDRYIVGGIMPVGKVLKLETIPYLKSENFLDRRELGIINVGGKGTVTVDGEVFELDKKEALYVGQGCKEVLFASVTGEQALFYINSAPAHAKFPNKKVGKENAEVIQLGEEKTANRRVLNKLIVNSIVQTCQLQMGLTELLPGNVWNTMPAHTHDRRMEAYFYFDLEAPQTICHFLGEPQNTRHIFMQNHQAVLSPEWSIHSGAGTSNYSFIWGMAGENLDYGDMDIVAPNELK